In one Oryza glaberrima chromosome 2, OglaRS2, whole genome shotgun sequence genomic region, the following are encoded:
- the LOC127761932 gene encoding zinc finger protein ZAT5-like → MQATDHADTERALAFVAMSVEDKHAGFVKRKRTKRPRHHAAPASSSESTTTEEEDMAHCLILLAQGAAVVDSKPSTPAPPPPPPAQPPVLAAPAPAPPPPQPPVVVVKSERYTSRKYTEAATTADGVRAGFYVYECKTCNKCFPTFQALGGHRASHKKPRLPGADDDNVNNVTNTNAIVVKSKPPLTTTTTPSAPSPPPPQADAVVVPDVTTVLSLNNVAAAGSIINKLRVHECSICGAEFGSGQALGGHMRRHRPLHAPPERAATTAATTAATATAPDTKKEGSTGINLELDLNLPAPSDEESVSPPPPPPPPVLLALGGQFNDGKKPILQLTASAALVGCHY, encoded by the coding sequence atgcaAGCCACCGATCACGCCGACACAGAGCGCGCTCTGGCGTTCGTCGCCATGTCCGTGGAGGACAAGCACGCCGGGTTCGTCAAGCGCAAGCGCACCAAGAGGCCGCGCCACCACgcggcgccggcctcctcctccgagaGCACCACCACCGAGGAGGAGGACATGGCGCACTGCCTCATCCTGCTTGCtcagggcgccgccgtcgtcgactcCAAGCCGTccacgccagcgccgccgccgccgccgcctgcgcagCCTCCGGTgctcgccgcgcccgcgcccgcgccgccgccgccgcagccgccggtggtggtggtgaagagCGAGAGGTACACGAGCCGCAAGTACACGGAGGCGGCCaccacggcggacggcgtcAGGGCCGGGTTCTACGTCTACGAGTGCAAGACGTGCAACAAGTGCTTCCCCACCTTCCAAGCCctcggcggccaccgcgccaGCCACAAGAAGCCTCGCCtccccggcgccgacgacgacaacgtTAACAACGTCACCAACACCAACGCCATCGTCGTCAAGTCCAAGCCGccgctgacgacgacgacgacgccgtcggcaccgtctccaccgccgcctcagGCGGACGCCGTCGTGGTCCCGGACGTCACCACCGTGCTGAGCCTGAACaacgtggccgccgccggcagcataATCAACAAGCTGAGGGTGCACGAGTGCTCGATATGCGGCGCCGAGTTCGGCTCCGGGCAGGCGCTGGGCGGCCACATGCGGCGCCACCGGCCGCTGCACGCGCCGCCGGAGCGCGCGGCGAccacggccgccaccaccgccgccaccgccaccgccccggACACCAAGAAAGAGGGAAGCACGGGCATCAACCTGGAGCTCGACCTCAACCTGCCGGCGCCGTCCGACGAGGAGTCCgtgtctcctccgccgccgccgccgccgccggtgctcc